In uncultured Propionivibrio sp., the sequence GGCGGGGTCTATGCAGCACGCATCGCACGTTCGCATCACCCGCAAAGGATTGCTCATGGCTCATCGCACTCAGGTATGGGATCTTCCCACCCGCATTTTTCACTGGTCACTGGCGACGCTCGTCGCCGGCGCCATCGTCACCGGCAAGATCGGCGGCAACGCCATCGTCTGGCACGGCCGCATCGGCCTGGCGCTCGTCGGGCTGATCGTCTTCCGCCTCACCTGGGGGTTTTTCGGCTCGACGCACGCGCGCTTCGCCAGCTTCGTGCCGACCCCGGCCCGGCTGCGCGCCTATCTGCGCGGCGAATGGGACGGACTCGGCCACAACCCGCTCGGCGCACTCTCGGTACTGGCGTTGCTGGCACTGATCGGCGTACAACTGGCGACCGGGCTGCTCGCCAATGACGACATCGCCTTCCAGGGCCATCTCGCACCGCTGATCTCCAAGGAACTCAGCGACACGCTGAGCGGCCTGCACCGCCTGTTCATCAACGGACTGATCGGACTCATCGCCCTGCATCTCGCCGCCATCATGTTCTATGCCCACGTCAAGCGCGAGAACCTCGTCAAACCCATGCTGACGGGTTGGAAGGAAACCGACGACGCACCGAAGACGCCGGTCAGCGGCGGCGGTCCCCTGGCGCTGGTCGTCGCGCTGCTGCTGGCGTTCGCCGCCATCTACGGCAGCTCGGGCACCTGGATCGCGCCACCGCCCGTTGCCGAGGCGGCGCCAGCGCCGAGCTTCTGAACGACCGCATGAAAAAGCCGCCAACAGGCGGCTTTTTCATGTTCATGCCAGCGGCAAATGAGCGCCGGTCAATCCTTGCGGAAATTGTCGTGACAGGCCTTGCAGGTCGCGCCGGTCTTGCCGAACTGTGCCTTGATCGCCGCGACGTCGCCGGTCGCCGCTACCTTGGCCAGTTCGTTCGCCTCGCGATTGAAGTTGGTCCCCACTTCCTTCGCTTTGTCGGGTTGCTGGAAGAACTCCGGCTTGAGGCGGGTTTTCTGATCGCCGATGTCCTTGTCGGTCCCCGGCACAAATAGAGTGCCCAGCCCGGAGTTGGCAACCGCCGCGACGGCGTTGGCCGCCGCCACCACCTGTTCCTTGTTGAAGGTGCCGTCCACATTGGCCTTGATCTTGCCCATGTTCCAGGACATGAAACTGAACGCCGCCTTGCGGGTCTTGATGACATCCTCGGGCTTGAGACTCTGTTGGGCGAGCACGCTCCCGGCAAAACCGGCGAGCAAGGCGAGAACGAACACTTTTTTCATGAAGCACCTCATCAGGGACAGGAACCGGCGCCGGCGCCGGGAAAAATGCCGGCGCGATGAAACCGCGCCGACCCACATGCTGGCGGATTGGTCAGCGCGGCCCCCGAAAAGTTCAGCCCGGACGTTAGAGCCTATTTCGGCAGGGCTCGCGGGCCGCGTTGTCGATAGAGACGGATGGATGCAAGGCGCGAGGCGCAGCGCATGGTTGTTCCATGCGCAAGCGGAGCAACGCCGCAGACACCGCCCCTATCGGCAACCCGAAGGGCCACCGGCGCGGCCCACGATCCCTACCGAAATAGGCTCTTAGACAGCGAAAACGTGCTTGATCCGCAGGCTTTTTTTCTGCTCGACGAGTTCGATCAGGCGATCGATGTTCGGATGCTTGCCCGGATGCGCACGCGCATCGTCGGTATGCTCGGCGTAGAGTTCAAGGCCCTTCTTCGCCGCTTCGGGCGTGATCGCGCCGTAGGTCTGTGCCAGATGGTTATAGACCGCCAGCGAGCCTTGGCTGCCGGCCTTGTTCTCGATGGCAACAATGAGATTACCCTCGGCGTCGAGCAGGTTGATCGCCGCCAGATGCGAGATGCCGGGCAGCTTCTTGAGGTTGTCCGAAAATGACATGCGGGACTCCTCAGATACGCCGCGCGAGTTCGGCGGCCTTGCCGGTGTAATCCCACGGCGTCAGCTTGAGCAACTCGGCCTTGGCAGCCTCGGGAATATCGAGCGAGGCGACAAAGGCCTGCATGCCGTCACGCGAAACACGCTGGCCCCGGGTCAGTTCCTTGAGCTTCTCATAGGGATTGGCGACGCCGTAGCGACGCATCACCGTCTGGATCGGCTCGGCCAGCAATTCCCAGTTGGCATCGAGATCGGTGCACAGGCGATCCGGGTCGGCTTCCAGCTTGCCGAGGCCGCGCAGCAGCGATTCGTAGGCCAACAGGGTATAGCCGAGCGCGACGCCCATGTTGCGCAGCACCGTCGAATCGGTCAGGTCGCGCTGCCAGCGCGAGATCGGCAGCTTTTCCGAGAGGTGGCGCAGCAGGGCGTTGGCCAGACCGAGATTGCCTTCGGAGTTCTCGAAATCGATCGGATTGACCTTGTGCGGCATCGTCGACGAACCGACTTCACCGGCCTTGAGTTTCTGCTTGAAGAAGCCGAGCGAGATATACGCCCAGACGTCGCGATCGAGATCGATCAGGATGGTGTTGGCGCGGGCAAAGGCGTCGAACAGTTCGGCCATCGCGTCATGCGGCTCGATCTGGATCGTGTAGGGATTGAATTCGAGGCCGAAACTCTCGACGAAGCGCCGCGCGAAGCTTTCCCAATCGTAGTCGGGATAAGCGGCGAGGTGCGCGTTGTAGTTGCCGACGGCGCCGTTGATCTTGCCGAGCAGGCTGACGCCGGCGATCTGGCGACGGGCGCGGTCGAGGCGCGCGACGACGTTGGCCATTTCCTTGCCGAGCGTCGTCGGCGTCGCCGGTTGACCGTGCGTGCGCGACATCATCGGCAGCGCCGCGTGTTCGTGGGCGAGGTCGCGCAGACGCGCGATCACGCGGTCAAGCGCCGGCAGCATCACCTCGTCGCGCCCGGCCTTGAGCATCAGCGCGTGCGACAGGTTGTTGATATCCTCGGAGGTGCAGGCAAAATGGATGAACTCCGACACGCCCATGACTTCGGAATTATCGGCGAGTTTTTTCTTGATCCAGTATTCGAGCGCCTTGACGTCGTGGTTGGTGACCGCCTCGATCGCCTTGACCTCGCCCGCCTCGACCGGACCGAAACCGGCGACAAGCGCGTCGAGCGCGGCCACGGTCGCCGGCGAGAAAGCCGGGATTTCGGCGAAATGCGGTTCGGCCGCCAGGGCCTTGAGCCATTCGATCTCGACCTCAAGACGGCGGCGAATCAGGCCATACTCGGAAAACTGGGGACGCAGGGCATCGACCTTGGCGGCATAGCGGCCGTCCAGCGGGGAAAGGGCGGTAAGAACGTCGAAAGACATGGTATTCATCCTGGTTGATAGCGGCGATATTTTACCCGATGGCGACGACCGACGCCCGCCCCGACCACCGGAACGGCAGGAAATCGGAGGCACAGTGGCGATATCACGATGCTATAATGCCTCCCCATGATTACTCCCGCAAAAAAGCAGATGAAGCTCATTGGATCGCTGACCAGCCCCTACGTCCGCAAGGTGCGGGTCGTTCTGGCCGAGAAGAAGATCGAATACGAATTCGAGATTGACTCCCCCTGGAACGCTGATTCGAACGTCCCGAACGTCAATCCACTCGGCAAAATTCCGGTTCTGGTTCTCGACGATTCGACAGTACTTTTCGATTCCCGCGTCATTGTCGAATACATCGACAGCGTCGCACCGAACAACAAGCTGATGCCCGAATCCAACCGCGAGCGCACCGAAGTCAAGCGCTGGGGCGCCGTCGCCGACGGCATCTGCGATTCGGCCGCCCTGATCTTTCTCGAGCGCAAGCGTCCGCCCATCCAGCAGAATCCGGAGTGGATCGAACGGCAGATCGACAAGATCCGCCGCAGCCTCGACTTCATGGCTGCGGAACTCGGCGAAAACGCGTTCTGCATGGGCAATCACTTCACCCTGGCCGACGTTGGCGTCGGCTGTGCACTGGGTTACCTGCTGCTCCGCTTCCAGGAAATCGACTGGCGCGAATCGCACCCCAACCTCGCCCGCCTCTACGACAAACTGATACAGCGGCCGGCATTCGCGGAAACCATCCCGCAAGCCTGACCTGATTCGAAACATTGCGCCGTGTCTGCCGACCCGGCGCCGGAATCCCCGGACATCCGATGATGCTCCGGGGATTTTTTATGCAGAACAGGAAATGTCGCGCAGCAACGCTGAGGAAGGTGCGCCGAACTAGCGTGCCTCGCCGCGCGCCGCCAGATAGACGCCCGTCAGCGACAAGACGAAGCCGGCGGCCTGCAACGGGGCGAACGCCTCGCCGAACAGGCACCAGGCGAGGAAGGCGCTGCCGACCGGCTCGCCGAGCGTGACGACGCCGACGAAGGTGGTCGACACATGGCGGAGCGACCAGTTATAGGCCGTATGCCCGAGAAGCTGGGGTCCGAGCGCCATGCCGAGCGCGGCGAGATACGCCGGCAGGCGGTAACCCGAAAGCGATACACCGGCGATGCCACAACCGGCGAGCAGGAACAGCGCCGCCATGCCGTAAGCCAGCCAGATGTACGCGGTCAGCGGCATGCCGGCACGCAGACGCCGACCGATCAGCAGATAGGCGGAAAAGCACCAGCTGCCGGCCAGTGCCAGCGCGCAGCCAAGCAGCGCGGCACGCCCGCCGGTCTCCGCACTCGCGTCGCTCCAGAAAATCATCAGGCTGCCGGCCAGCGAAACGACGATGCCGGCCAGCGTCAGTCGGCTCGTCCGCTCGCCAAAGAAGGCGAACGATGCCAGCGCAATCCAGACCGGGTTGGTCGTCACCAGCGCCGTGCTGCTGGCCACCGAGGTCGTTTCGAGCGAACTGATCCAGGCGGCGAAATGCAAGGCGAGAAAGAAACCGGCGCCGACCGCCAACGCCAACTGGCGTCGCGTCAGGGACTGCAACTCGGTCCGCGACTGCCCCCAGGCGAGCGGCGTCACGACCAGTGCGGCGATACCGAGACGCAGCGCGGCGATCGCCAGTGACGGCAAGCCGCCCTCCTGCGCCAGCCGCGCCAGAATCGCGCCGAACGAAATCACCAGCACGCCGAGGCCGAGCACGAAGAACGGCAGGCGACGCGACACCGCCTTCTCGCCGATCATTCGGCGCGACGACCAGCCGGCTGCCCGCCCTCGAGATAGGCCGCCCGCACCTCGGCGCTGGCGAGCAATTCGCGGCCGCTGCCGGAAAGAACGATGCGACCGTGCTGAAGCACATACCCGCGATGCGCAACGCGCAAGGCGTGGTGGGCGTTCTGTTCGACCAGCAGCACGGTCATGCCGTGGTCGCGATTAAGATCGCGGATCACCTGGAAGATGCGGCGGATCATCAGCGGCGCCAAGCCGAGCGAGGGCTCGTCGAGGAGCAGCAATTTCGGTCGCGCCATCAGTGCGCGGGCGATCGCCAGCATCTGCTGCTCGCCCCCCGACAGCGTGCCGGCGCGCTGCTGGCGCCGCTCGTCGAGGATCGGGAAGAGCGCGAACATGCGCTTCAGGTCGGCTTCGAAATTGAGCGGATCGGCGAGTA encodes:
- a CDS encoding ABC transporter ATP-binding protein, with the protein product MLELSGVHAHYGAISALRSIDLSVQVGEVVTLIGANGAGKSTLMMSLFGKPRASAGRIVFDGEDITGLPAHEVARRGIALVPEGRRIFPRMTVMENLQMGAVLADPLNFEADLKRMFALFPILDERRQQRAGTLSGGEQQMLAIARALMARPKLLLLDEPSLGLAPLMIRRIFQVIRDLNRDHGMTVLLVEQNAHHALRVAHRGYVLQHGRIVLSGSGRELLASAEVRAAYLEGGQPAGRRAE
- a CDS encoding DUF2322 family protein; translation: MSFSDNLKKLPGISHLAAINLLDAEGNLIVAIENKAGSQGSLAVYNHLAQTYGAITPEAAKKGLELYAEHTDDARAHPGKHPNIDRLIELVEQKKSLRIKHVFAV
- the purB gene encoding adenylosuccinate lyase gives rise to the protein MSFDVLTALSPLDGRYAAKVDALRPQFSEYGLIRRRLEVEIEWLKALAAEPHFAEIPAFSPATVAALDALVAGFGPVEAGEVKAIEAVTNHDVKALEYWIKKKLADNSEVMGVSEFIHFACTSEDINNLSHALMLKAGRDEVMLPALDRVIARLRDLAHEHAALPMMSRTHGQPATPTTLGKEMANVVARLDRARRQIAGVSLLGKINGAVGNYNAHLAAYPDYDWESFARRFVESFGLEFNPYTIQIEPHDAMAELFDAFARANTILIDLDRDVWAYISLGFFKQKLKAGEVGSSTMPHKVNPIDFENSEGNLGLANALLRHLSEKLPISRWQRDLTDSTVLRNMGVALGYTLLAYESLLRGLGKLEADPDRLCTDLDANWELLAEPIQTVMRRYGVANPYEKLKELTRGQRVSRDGMQAFVASLDIPEAAKAELLKLTPWDYTGKAAELARRI
- a CDS encoding cytochrome b/b6 domain-containing protein; the protein is MAHRTQVWDLPTRIFHWSLATLVAGAIVTGKIGGNAIVWHGRIGLALVGLIVFRLTWGFFGSTHARFASFVPTPARLRAYLRGEWDGLGHNPLGALSVLALLALIGVQLATGLLANDDIAFQGHLAPLISKELSDTLSGLHRLFINGLIGLIALHLAAIMFYAHVKRENLVKPMLTGWKETDDAPKTPVSGGGPLALVVALLLAFAAIYGSSGTWIAPPPVAEAAPAPSF
- a CDS encoding glutathione S-transferase is translated as MKLIGSLTSPYVRKVRVVLAEKKIEYEFEIDSPWNADSNVPNVNPLGKIPVLVLDDSTVLFDSRVIVEYIDSVAPNNKLMPESNRERTEVKRWGAVADGICDSAALIFLERKRPPIQQNPEWIERQIDKIRRSLDFMAAELGENAFCMGNHFTLADVGVGCALGYLLLRFQEIDWRESHPNLARLYDKLIQRPAFAETIPQA
- a CDS encoding DMT family transporter yields the protein MIGEKAVSRRLPFFVLGLGVLVISFGAILARLAQEGGLPSLAIAALRLGIAALVVTPLAWGQSRTELQSLTRRQLALAVGAGFFLALHFAAWISSLETTSVASSTALVTTNPVWIALASFAFFGERTSRLTLAGIVVSLAGSLMIFWSDASAETGGRAALLGCALALAGSWCFSAYLLIGRRLRAGMPLTAYIWLAYGMAALFLLAGCGIAGVSLSGYRLPAYLAALGMALGPQLLGHTAYNWSLRHVSTTFVGVVTLGEPVGSAFLAWCLFGEAFAPLQAAGFVLSLTGVYLAARGEAR
- a CDS encoding cytochrome c — protein: MKKVFVLALLAGFAGSVLAQQSLKPEDVIKTRKAAFSFMSWNMGKIKANVDGTFNKEQVVAAANAVAAVANSGLGTLFVPGTDKDIGDQKTRLKPEFFQQPDKAKEVGTNFNREANELAKVAATGDVAAIKAQFGKTGATCKACHDNFRKD